In Paenibacillus ihbetae, the following are encoded in one genomic region:
- a CDS encoding response regulator transcription factor, which produces MPKRILLIEDDREISQLIESHLKQEGYEVFIALDGEEAEAYINKEEFDLILLDLMLPKVNGMDVLKRIRERSVVPVVIISAKGSDLDKALGLGFGADDYLSKPFSMIELTARVQAAIRRATQYIRTENQPVEDRIHFKDLILDLNTFSAQVRGENITLTSKEFHILKLFLTNQSRVFTKEQIYQFVWQDDYYGNENVINVHIRRLREKIEDDPSNPQFIRTIWGIGYKLGG; this is translated from the coding sequence ATGCCAAAGCGAATTTTACTTATCGAAGACGACAGGGAGATCAGCCAGCTGATTGAAAGTCATTTGAAGCAGGAAGGCTATGAGGTGTTTATCGCGCTGGACGGAGAGGAAGCGGAAGCTTACATTAACAAGGAAGAATTTGATCTAATACTGCTGGATTTGATGCTCCCTAAAGTTAATGGCATGGATGTTCTAAAGCGGATCCGGGAGAGAAGCGTCGTTCCCGTCGTGATTATTTCCGCAAAGGGCAGCGACCTCGACAAGGCGCTTGGACTTGGCTTTGGCGCGGATGATTATCTAAGCAAGCCGTTCTCGATGATCGAGCTTACCGCCAGAGTGCAGGCTGCCATCCGCAGGGCTACCCAATATATCCGGACCGAAAATCAGCCGGTTGAGGATCGGATACATTTTAAGGACCTCATCCTTGATTTAAATACTTTTTCTGCACAGGTCCGAGGGGAAAACATAACGCTCACCTCCAAGGAATTCCATATATTGAAGCTGTTCTTAACGAATCAGAGCAGGGTATTCACCAAGGAGCAAATCTATCAATTCGTCTGGCAAGATGATTATTATGGGAATGAAAACGTAATTAACGTTCATATCCGGAGACTTCGAGAAAAAATCGAGGACGATCCTTCAAATCCTCAATTTATTCGCACCATTTGGGGAATCGGATATAAATTGGGAGGATAG
- a CDS encoding ABC transporter permease — MAKLIELEWRKLDQKKVIGEVIVYWVIIMFLPTFFLKVVFADMAFVDFSESYASALELMLPIQMGLLLFGASMINHVFIEEYKNKTMSLSFGYPISRKKLVMAKVCFIFLAVFLCTLVSFVLSGITTYVIDQIFDVIHGQPTMEDFMAFTVRSIVHSAVVALISFVPLFLFGIWKRAVIPTVICAVFLAQFPNFTGLLHITLNTDMLYGVLSLIGVASVYLSVAKVNQVGDI, encoded by the coding sequence TTGGCTAAACTGATTGAACTTGAGTGGAGAAAATTAGATCAAAAAAAAGTAATTGGTGAAGTGATTGTCTACTGGGTAATTATTATGTTTTTACCAACCTTCTTTTTAAAAGTTGTCTTTGCTGATATGGCTTTTGTGGATTTCTCAGAAAGCTACGCAAGTGCGTTAGAGCTGATGCTGCCGATTCAAATGGGACTTCTTCTGTTCGGCGCTTCCATGATTAATCATGTATTTATCGAAGAATATAAGAATAAAACGATGTCTTTATCTTTTGGATATCCGATCAGCCGCAAGAAGCTGGTTATGGCAAAAGTGTGCTTTATCTTCCTGGCGGTTTTCCTCTGCACGCTTGTATCCTTTGTCCTGTCCGGCATCACCACCTATGTGATTGATCAGATTTTTGACGTGATTCATGGACAGCCAACGATGGAAGACTTCATGGCGTTTACGGTCAGGTCGATCGTTCATTCCGCCGTTGTCGCCCTGATCAGCTTTGTTCCGCTGTTTTTGTTCGGAATATGGAAGCGGGCAGTGATTCCGACCGTGATTTGCGCTGTGTTTCTTGCGCAGTTCCCTAACTTCACCGGACTGCTCCATATTACGCTAAATACGGATATGCTATATGGCGTGCTGAGTCTTATCGGCGTGGCCAGTGTGTACTTGTCGGTTGCCAAGGTGAATCAAGTGGGGGATATCTAG
- a CDS encoding sensor histidine kinase: MIFFLCAAIAVLLLMNVWQYVSRRTWNRHVEEISNSMKEIIEHQTAEKVLLQTDQPAVQHLLIQINRLLDYNQKVIADYARTKDSLKKMISNMSHDLKTPLTVILGYAEKLNHDESVTEEERKQIILRLNGKVNSLVELLNQFFDLVKIESEDYEIPLSKISLNEICRQSVLEFYELLTSHGLRVELDIPERPLYILGNEQALHRILSNLISNSIRYGSDGGVFGLTLREEGESVAVDVWDRGKGITEIHQDRVFERLYTLDDARNPQFQGSGLGLSISKRLTEAMKGSIQLSSTPFEKTTFTCMFKQVSY; this comes from the coding sequence ATGATTTTTTTTCTATGCGCAGCAATTGCTGTTCTGCTCCTGATGAATGTTTGGCAGTATGTTTCCCGCAGAACATGGAATCGGCATGTCGAGGAAATATCGAATTCAATGAAGGAGATCATCGAACATCAAACCGCCGAGAAGGTGCTTCTCCAAACCGACCAGCCAGCCGTTCAACATTTGCTGATCCAAATTAACCGTCTTCTGGATTACAACCAAAAAGTGATTGCGGATTACGCCAGGACCAAGGACAGCCTGAAGAAAATGATATCTAACATGTCCCACGATTTGAAAACGCCCCTGACGGTTATTCTGGGGTATGCCGAGAAGCTGAACCACGATGAATCGGTCACCGAAGAAGAGAGGAAGCAGATAATCCTGCGGCTTAACGGTAAAGTGAACAGTCTGGTCGAATTGCTAAATCAATTTTTTGATCTTGTTAAAATCGAGTCGGAAGACTACGAAATCCCGCTCAGCAAAATTTCCCTTAATGAGATATGCCGTCAAAGCGTGCTTGAATTTTATGAGCTTCTGACATCCCATGGCCTTCGGGTAGAGCTTGATATTCCGGAGCGTCCCCTCTACATCCTTGGTAATGAGCAGGCACTTCATCGGATATTAAGCAATTTAATATCCAATTCGATCCGGTATGGAAGCGACGGAGGCGTGTTTGGTTTAACCCTTCGGGAAGAAGGGGAATCGGTTGCAGTTGACGTATGGGATCGAGGAAAAGGAATTACGGAAATCCACCAGGACAGGGTGTTTGAAAGACTCTACACATTAGACGATGCCCGAAACCCGCAATTTCAGGGAAGCGGGCTGGGACTTAGCATCTCGAAGCGCTTAACCGAGGCCATGAAGGGCTCGATTCAGTTATCAAGCACACCGTTTGAGAAAACGACGTTTACGTGCATGTTTAAACAAGTGTCATATTAG
- a CDS encoding ABC transporter ATP-binding protein — protein sequence MNEVIRTHELTKTVKGKTITSKVNLTVKKGETYGLLGPNGAGKTTIMKMLTGLIIPTSGEIMLFGKKLTESAKDGLKRVGSIIEYPIFFEHLTAMENLQIHCEYLGFYDRKAISQALDMVQLHGIDDKKVKDFSLGMKQRLGIVRAMITKPELIVLDEPTNGLDPIGIKDMRELIRMLNKEYGITFLLSSHILGEIEQMADRIGMIQQGKLVNEVALADIQKLRTDYIELVTSNVQKTVYLLEHDLQISNIKIVKDTRIRIYDMARSTSDISKTLISNDIEIEEIQKHTSTLEDYFYNQIQGGGKVG from the coding sequence ATGAACGAAGTCATTCGAACCCATGAGCTCACCAAAACGGTCAAAGGCAAAACGATTACCTCGAAAGTTAATCTCACGGTAAAAAAGGGAGAAACCTACGGTTTACTCGGACCGAACGGCGCCGGTAAAACAACGATTATGAAAATGCTCACCGGGCTCATCATCCCCACTTCCGGAGAGATCATGCTATTTGGCAAGAAGCTTACGGAATCTGCAAAGGACGGGTTAAAGCGAGTAGGAAGCATTATCGAGTATCCGATTTTTTTCGAGCATTTAACGGCGATGGAGAACCTGCAGATCCACTGCGAATATCTGGGCTTTTATGATCGGAAGGCAATCTCTCAAGCGCTGGATATGGTCCAGTTACACGGGATAGATGACAAGAAAGTGAAGGATTTCTCGCTGGGCATGAAGCAGCGGCTCGGGATCGTCCGCGCCATGATTACGAAGCCAGAGCTGATTGTCCTGGATGAACCCACCAATGGGCTGGATCCCATCGGGATCAAAGATATGCGGGAATTGATCCGGATGTTAAACAAGGAATACGGCATCACGTTTCTACTGTCCAGTCACATCCTGGGCGAGATTGAGCAGATGGCTGACCGAATCGGGATGATCCAGCAAGGCAAACTGGTAAATGAAGTGGCACTGGCGGACATACAGAAGCTGCGGACCGATTATATCGAGCTGGTAACCTCGAATGTCCAGAAAACGGTCTATTTGCTTGAGCATGATCTTCAAATTTCCAATATCAAAATTGTAAAGGACACAAGGATCCGTATATATGATATGGCCCGATCCACAAGCGACATTTCAAAGACGTTGATCTCGAACGATATTGAAATCGAGGAGATCCAAAAGCATACGAGTACGCTGGAGGACTATTTTTACAATCAAATCCAGGGGGGCGGTAAGGTTGGCTAA